The Dethiosulfovibrio peptidovorans DSM 11002 nucleotide sequence TCCGGGTGTTTTCTTTTGGCTTCTTCCAGGGTTTTCTTCCTCTTCGCCAGTATCTCCGGGGCTTTTCCTTTATGCCTCTGCTCCGGCGTCACGTAGTTTAAGGCGCTGTGACGGTGGGTATGGTTGTACCAGGACACGAACCGGTAGGTCCAGGCTCTCGCATCCTCTATGTCCTTGAAGCCTCCACTGGGGAAGGCAGGTCTGTATTTCAGGGTCTTGAAGATCGATTCACTGTAGGGGTTATCGTTGCTTACCCTCGGTCTGCTGTGGGAGAACAGTACTCCCAGTTTTTCCATGGTGGCCCTCAATGTGGCGCTTTTCATGGGGCTTCCGTTGTCGGCGTGCAGGATCAGCGGTTTATCGGCAAGGCGGATCT carries:
- a CDS encoding integrase core domain-containing protein; its protein translation is MCGPAKGLFYYLYLIIDLYSRKIVGWEIYDEESGELASEVVTKAVLSEKIRLADKPLILHADNGSPMKSATLRATMEKLGVLFSHSRPRVSNDNPYSESIFKTLKYRPAFPSGGFKDIEDARAWTYRFVSWYNHTHRHSALNYVTPEQRHKGKAPEILAKRKKTLEEAKRKHPDRWRNRPIRNCSIEETVYLNPEKEPREKRRD